In Salifodinibacter halophilus, the DNA window CGCGCATCCATCTCGCCGTCCAACGGCTGCGCCGTGGCGATGTAGACGACCTCGGCATGCGCCGCGGCCAGGCGTTCGGCCAACGCGCTCTTGCCCGAGCGCGCGCCGCCAAGAATCAGGGTGCGCACGCCGGCTCCTCGTGGGGATGGCGCAGGCCGAACAGCGCGGCCAGCGCGGCGGTGTCCAGGTGTTGTTCGACCGCATCGGCGAGGCGGTCGATGGACTGCTCGCGCAAGCCGTGCA includes these proteins:
- a CDS encoding bifunctional adenosylcobinamide kinase/adenosylcobinamide-phosphate guanylyltransferase; amino-acid sequence: MRTLILGGARSGKSALAERLAAAHAEVVYIATAQPLDGEMDAR